The DNA sequence TTGGATGGAAATTCTTGTCATTCTAAAGCTGGTAAACGGAGGAGTCACATTCGTAATAATGGCAAAAGGTTAAAAAGAGAGAGCATGTCAATGCGAATTTCGCCAGGTTTCAGTATTGTGACTTTAAAAAAAACATTGGAAATTTCCGAAGACAAACAAGGCGAATTAAACATTCAGAAACCTAGatattgtttagttccaaaatttttgacaaaatgagcactgtagcaatttcgtttgtatttgacaaatattgtccaatcatggactaattagactcaaaaaatttatctcgtcaatttcgaccaaactgtgcaattagtttttatttttatatatatttaataaaaccaaactgtgcaattagtttttatttttatatatatttaatacttcatgcatacatctaaagattcgatgtgacggaaaatctgaaaaattttgcaaaatttttgaaactaaacaaggccctaattaTACAGATCAAATGAACGCCACCACAGGCCGAGAACAAATCCCGGCAGTTTTAGGAGAAAAAACAAATGAAATAAAGCGACAAAATAAACTTCTCTTCGCTACTGAGATACAAGAAGCTTTGTGAGCAGAGCTGTTATTGGAGTTCAGATTTGCGGTCCTCATCAATCGCTGTAGCACTTGCTGTTGTTGCCCTTGCTCCCCTTCCCCTCCTTCCGCTTCttgccacggcggcggcggcgctcggcgTCCTCCACCCGCCGCACGGCGCGCTCCAGCGTGTCCACGCGCTCCGCCAGAGCCCTGATCACCGCGCACTGCTGCGCGTTCTGCTCGCACAGCGCCGCCACCATCTCCATCACCTTCCGAGTGTCCAGGTTGCTGTCGGCGGCAGCTCCGGCCTCCCCCGTCGTCCTCATTACCTCCCTCGCCATCGGTTCCTGCGAGGGCGCGTCGGtggacgccgccgccgttgtAGGCTCCGCTTCCTCCGCCACCATCTCCCACTCGCCCTCCGCATCATCGGAACCTTCCGGGTCGTCGGAGCCGTCAATGTTCCCGCCGTCCTGCAATTTTTCCGATTCCTCCACCGCTTCTGGCACCGACGCGCTGTCAGCTCTGTCCCCGTCCACCTCCATATCCGCAGCCGTCTCAGCCGCTGCCTTCATCTCAATCTCACCGCCGCGCTCCGCATCGACCGGGAGCTccgtcgacgccgccgccgccgcgctgtCTTCCGCCATCTCGGCCGTCACATCGGACTCGTTCCCCTCCGCCACGGCCTCCGATTCCGGCGCCGCCTTCGGTTCGAGGGCATCAACGGCATCCTGCAGCGCGAGCACCCGCTTGGTGACCCTCCTCCGGTACTCCCGGGCGCCGCGCACCGCGTCGAGCCGCAGCAGCAACTTCATCAGCGACTCCCCGACGCCGATCCGCGCCCTCGCGTCCCCGCGCAGCGCTTCCGCCTCGCGGGCAACCTTCTCGCCAAcctccgccgcctcgcgctccaccTCGCGAACAGCGCGCACCGACCTCCTCGCCATGAACCCGCGCGCCGCGGCCTGCAGCctcaccgccgccgcctccgccgacGGCGCCCGCTTCCTCGGcaccgccgacgccgccggcatCCTTGCCGTAGCCCGGCGCTCCGGCTCCGGGTCAGACCCGACGAAGCGGACGGGAATAGAGACTGGCCTCGACGACTCGACCCTGGGCCGCGGGTCCACCTTCACCGCCTCCGGCACGGCGTCCGGGAAGAACCCGCTGACGCCGCGTGACGGAGCCGGGTGCTGGTACTGGTAGTACGGGTAGGAGTAGTGGTACGGGGAGGTGTAGTAGTAGTCGTAGGGGTCGTAGGAGAAGAAGCGGCGAGACGCCATTGCTGCTGGGGCGTCGAGCTTTTTGTTGGAGCTGCGATTCGAGTTCGAGTTGTTCTGTGAATGTGACGATGTGAGGCAGGGGATGTCGTCGCGGTGCGTATATATGGGGTGACGAGCGCGAAAGTTCGAGAAGGCGGTGGGCGTCCTGGGAATGTTCCGGAGCTTCGAATTACTTGGACGACGGGTTCGAAGGGGATGTTTTGGAGTTCAGGAAGGTTCTGGAAATGTGGGGAAGAGGAAAAGCGGTCAACGACTCAACGGATGACGCGTGGGCCCATGTTTGTCTTGGTCGTCACTAGTGACCACATAGGTGGCGGTGTTTGGGCCACATAGGTTGTTTGGGCCCACGTTATCCGTGCGGGGCTAGGATCAAAGCCACCAAAGAATTTCtatattttaat is a window from the Sorghum bicolor cultivar BTx623 chromosome 5, Sorghum_bicolor_NCBIv3, whole genome shotgun sequence genome containing:
- the LOC8083104 gene encoding uncharacterized protein LOC8083104, with translation MASRRFFSYDPYDYYYTSPYHYSYPYYQYQHPAPSRGVSGFFPDAVPEAVKVDPRPRVESSRPVSIPVRFVGSDPEPERRATARMPAASAVPRKRAPSAEAAAVRLQAAARGFMARRSVRAVREVEREAAEVGEKVAREAEALRGDARARIGVGESLMKLLLRLDAVRGAREYRRRVTKRVLALQDAVDALEPKAAPESEAVAEGNESDVTAEMAEDSAAAAASTELPVDAERGGEIEMKAAAETAADMEVDGDRADSASVPEAVEESEKLQDGGNIDGSDDPEGSDDAEGEWEMVAEEAEPTTAAASTDAPSQEPMAREVMRTTGEAGAAADSNLDTRKVMEMVAALCEQNAQQCAVIRALAERVDTLERAVRRVEDAERRRRRGKKRKEGKGSKGNNSKCYSD